Proteins encoded by one window of Polyodon spathula isolate WHYD16114869_AA chromosome 16, ASM1765450v1, whole genome shotgun sequence:
- the LOC121328868 gene encoding probable glutamate receptor, with protein sequence MRKALVLLCGSVLMLAHFCAAGTAENEDSGRTKRDAPTLRVTTLLQEPYIMEKNSVLEGYCIDLMKELSKKLDFKYTIHLVKDGFYGRQDAEGNWNGMVGEVVRSEADLAMASLTITAMREKAVELTKPFMQTGISIILRKDIVSSESHFFKFLNPFSKETWIGILVAYLMTSVCLFIVARLSPCEWSEPQTEGNRFTLLHSFWYAAGALTLQGAGPQPKALSVRVISVIWWLFTVVLLASYIASFSSMRNSDSTKLSIETFEDLAKQDIIEYGTLRDSSTFNFFKNSNQPVYRMIYEHMQRRHSLVSSMEEGIRKAQGGSFAFIGESASLDLAVARYCSLTRVPEVIGMRGYAIATSLGSPLVKNLSVAILQLTEAGELDYLREKWWASTCVSEKGGSSTPLNPHCLGGIFFILGGGLALGVLLALVELALKSKTRAEEQKKSCCSVFSEELSCRFRNSSSKKDQDAPEKSKT encoded by the exons ATGAGGAAGGCTCTGGTTCTGTTGTGTGGGTCTGTCCTGATGCTGGCTCACTTCTGCGCGGCAG GCACTGCTGAAAATGAg GACAGTGGACGGACCAAGAGAGATGCACCTACTCTCAGAGTCACCACCCTTCTG CAAGAACCATACATAATGGAAAAAAACAGCGTACTGGAGGGATACTGCATAGACTTAATGAAGGAGCTGTCCAAAAAGCTGGACTTCAAATACACTATCCACCTGGTGAAGGACGGGTTCTACGGGAGGCAAGACGCCGAGGGCAACTGGAACGGGATGGTTGGAGAGGTTGTGAGATCG GAGGCAGATTTGGCCATGGCTTCTCTGACGATCACTGCCATGCGAGAGAAAGCTGTGGAGCTGACCAAGCCCTTCATGCAGACCGGGATCAGCATCATCCTGAGGAAGGATATCGTCTCCTCCGAGTCGCACTTCTTCAAGTTCCTCAACCCCTTTTCCAAGGAGACCTGGATCGGAATACTGGTCGCATACCTCATGAcgtctgtctgtctcttcattGTGGCCAG GCTCAGCCCGTGTGAATGGAGTGAACCCCAGACTGAAGGCAATCGGTTCACGCTTCTCCACAGCTTCTGGTATGCAGCTGGGGCCCTGACCTTACAAG GTGCTGGGCCACAGCCAAAAGCCTTATCTGTCCGAGTTATCAGCGTCATCTGGTGGCTGTTCACAGTAGTGCTCCTAGCCTCTTACATCGCCAGTTTCAGCTCCATGCGCAACTCTGACAGCACAAAGCTCTCCATTGAAACTTTCGAGGACCTCGCAAAGCAGGATATCATTGAATACGGGACACTGCGGGACTCCTCCACATTCAACTTCTTTAAG AACTCCAACCAACCTGTCTACCGCATGATCTACGAGCACATGCAGAGGAGGCACAGCCTGGTGTCCTCAATGGAGGAAGGGATCAGAAAGGCGCAGGGGGGAAGCTTTGCCTTCATAGGGGAGTCCGCGTCTCTGGACCTGGCCGTGGCTCGCTACTGCAGCCTGACGAGGGTGCCTGAGGTCATTGGGATGAGGGGCTATGCAATAGCCACTAGCCTTG GCTCCCCGCTGGTAAAGAACCTGAGTGTGGCTATCCTGCAGCTGACTGAAGCAGGGGAACTGGATTACCTTCGGGAGAAGTGGTGGGCCAGCACCTGTGTGTCAGAGAAAGGGGGCAGCTCGACCCCCCTGAACCCTCACTGCCTGGGGGGGATTTTCTTCATCCTGGGCGGGGGGCTTGCTCTGGGAGTGCTGCTGGCCCTAGTGGAGCTGGCTCTCAAATCCAAAACCAGAGCAGAGGAGCAGAAG AAGTCGTGCTGTTCGGTTTTCTCGGAGGAGCTGAGTTGCCGCTTTAGGAACAGCAGCTCTAAGAAGGACCAGGACGCACCAGAGAAAAGCAAAACTTAA